From Burkholderia savannae, a single genomic window includes:
- a CDS encoding GNAT family N-acetyltransferase — protein MTTQRAGDRTDANPSRAGASRVIVRAAELADAAAIAQMRNQPLVQRGTLAMPHASADAVAAWLMRVAARRGGGVNLCAEVDGRVVGHGGLETFSGRRAHCALLGIGVHDAYAGRGVGGALMAAIVDCADRALGLRRVELTVFADNARAIALYRRFGFTEEGRSRGYAIRAGELVDVLHMARLADAPPFAPR, from the coding sequence ATGACGACGCAACGAGCAGGCGATCGGACCGATGCGAACCCGTCGCGCGCGGGCGCGAGCCGCGTGATCGTGCGTGCGGCCGAGCTGGCGGACGCGGCGGCCATCGCGCAGATGCGCAACCAGCCGCTCGTGCAGCGCGGCACGCTCGCGATGCCGCACGCGTCGGCCGACGCGGTCGCCGCGTGGCTCATGCGGGTCGCGGCGCGGCGAGGCGGCGGCGTCAACCTGTGCGCCGAGGTGGACGGGCGCGTCGTCGGTCACGGCGGGCTCGAGACGTTTTCCGGCCGCCGCGCGCACTGCGCGCTGCTCGGCATCGGCGTGCACGACGCGTATGCGGGGCGCGGCGTCGGCGGCGCGCTGATGGCCGCGATCGTCGACTGCGCGGACCGCGCGCTCGGCCTGCGCCGCGTCGAGCTCACGGTGTTCGCCGACAACGCGCGTGCGATCGCGCTGTATCGCCGCTTCGGCTTCACCGAGGAGGGGCGCTCGCGCGGCTACGCGATCCGCGCCGGCGAGCTGGTCGACGTGCTGCACATGGCGCGGCTCGCCGACGCGCCGCCGTTTGCGCCGCGCTGA
- a CDS encoding GNAT family N-acetyltransferase produces the protein MERAASSPPPPDVTIRALRAADADALHALARQPSIDGRFASAPHASLDRRREWLDALMREQYALGAWIGEALVGWSELAPGKLRRSHAASISIAVHDAWHRRGVGGALMRETLAIADDWLGLRRIEAQLYADDFVALAFHRKFGFEIEATQRGAALRDGVLVDGCLIARLKDSPPLAAAPSETPA, from the coding sequence ATGGAGCGCGCCGCGAGTTCACCGCCGCCGCCGGACGTGACGATCCGCGCGCTGCGCGCGGCGGACGCCGACGCGCTGCACGCGCTCGCGCGGCAGCCGTCGATCGACGGGCGCTTCGCGAGCGCGCCTCACGCATCGCTCGACAGGCGGCGCGAATGGCTCGATGCGCTGATGCGCGAGCAATACGCGCTCGGCGCATGGATCGGCGAGGCGCTCGTCGGCTGGAGCGAGCTCGCGCCGGGCAAGCTGCGGCGCTCGCATGCGGCGTCGATCTCGATCGCCGTGCATGACGCGTGGCATCGTCGCGGCGTCGGCGGCGCGCTGATGCGCGAGACGCTCGCGATCGCCGACGACTGGCTCGGGCTGCGCAGGATCGAGGCGCAGCTCTACGCGGACGATTTCGTCGCGCTCGCGTTCCATCGCAAGTTCGGCTTCGAGATCGAGGCGACGCAGCGCGGTGCGGCGCTGCGCGACGGCGTGCTCGTCGACGGCTGTCTGATCGCGCGCCTGAAGGACTCGCCGCCGCTTGCGGCGGCCCCCTCCGAGACTCCGGCATGA
- a CDS encoding MbtH family protein, producing the protein MTNLLDDPDGTFVVLSNAEGQHSLWPASIAPPAGWSVVFGQAARQPCVDYLDAHWTDLTPRRPHAA; encoded by the coding sequence ATGACTAATCTGCTCGACGATCCCGACGGCACGTTCGTCGTGCTGTCGAACGCCGAAGGACAACACTCGCTCTGGCCGGCGTCGATCGCGCCGCCCGCCGGCTGGAGCGTCGTGTTCGGACAAGCCGCGCGTCAGCCCTGCGTCGACTACCTCGATGCGCACTGGACCGACCTGACCCCGCGCCGCCCGCACGCCGCCTGA
- a CDS encoding transposase, protein MRKSKYTDEQIADALRRAQQGAPIADVCRDMGISEATFYNWRAKFGGLTPTKVNHVKQLEKENAKLKRLVANLSLDKAMLQDVLSKKA, encoded by the coding sequence GTGAGGAAAAGCAAATACACCGACGAGCAGATCGCCGATGCGCTGAGGCGCGCGCAGCAGGGCGCACCGATAGCGGACGTGTGCCGCGATATGGGGATCAGCGAAGCGACTTTCTACAACTGGCGCGCCAAATTCGGCGGCCTGACGCCGACGAAGGTGAATCACGTCAAGCAACTGGAGAAAGAAAACGCGAAGCTCAAGCGGCTCGTCGCAAACCTCTCGCTCGACAAGGCGATGTTGCAGGATGTCCTGTCAAAAAAAGCCTGA
- a CDS encoding non-ribosomal peptide synthetase, with translation MTNEFAPPSHPLLPAQQEIWFAEQLAPGTSAYNTAAYLDIDGPIDAGRFDATVRRLVAETECLRVAFAERGSIPVQIARARDDRDVVHLDFGFADDPHEAAEAWMAADRVRPTDLTRDPPFRFALLRVAPDRFYWYLFFHHIVIDGFGISLLIRRGAEIYTALAAGETPAPTPFGTLADLLRIDAAYRASPSFALDREYWSARLAGRPSPASLASDANPGEFSPLGRFRREWEHLSADTSRALRALAQAEGTGVPQLMIALAAAYLHRALGQDEIVVGMSATARTGPDLRKTPGMCANVLPLRFAFDAATSLRAVARQAAREVRQALRHARYRSVELFRDAQQKGESTRLFAHVVNVMTFDLDAHFAGHRARFRHLSAGPVDDFSWTVYAHGGDEELCIAFDANAAQYGDDELGRHRERFVRLIEAAVAEPARPVATIALTSAAERHRILHDWNAVVTAPTGTVPAAFEQQAAATPDAIALTFGTQHLSYATLNARANRIAHRLIALGVGPGAIAAVCVPRSAELIVALLAILKAGAAYLPLDPDYPPERLAFMLADARPAATLTTAALAARVGGGGDVLYVDSPAENDASPAAAHDPADGDRLRPLLASDPAYVIYTSGSTGKPKGVVVPHANVIRLLTSTDRWFGFGADDVWTLFHSCAFDFSVWECWGALLRGGRLVIVPFPVSRSPVEFLSLLARERVTVLNQTPSAFQQLMQADRDDPALGRSLRLRYVIFGGEALDMRKLDDWYARHAENAPQLINMYGITETTVHVSYLELTRRMAAEPAHSLIGSKIPDLRLYVLDGALNPVPPGVTGEIYVAGAGLALGYLRRPGLTAQRFVADPFGAPGARMYRSGDLARWRADGTLDFIGRQDDQIKIRGFRVELGEIAHALMRHESIAQAEAVVREDRPGEKRLVAYVVAAAGFSAQPQALREDLSRHLPEHMVPSAIVALDALPLTPNGKLDRRALPAPVFSSHGTRTPAGEQERALCVLLADILGVDTIGPDDNFFEMGGDSLAAMRVINRVRATFGVKLSIRDLFAAPSVARIAPILDAKRSPPARAEAHVVQNA, from the coding sequence ATGACGAACGAGTTCGCCCCCCCATCCCACCCGCTGCTGCCTGCGCAGCAGGAAATCTGGTTCGCGGAGCAGCTCGCGCCGGGAACCAGCGCGTACAACACCGCCGCCTATCTCGACATCGACGGTCCGATCGACGCCGGACGCTTCGACGCGACCGTCCGCCGCCTCGTCGCCGAAACCGAGTGTCTTCGCGTCGCGTTCGCGGAGCGCGGCTCGATACCGGTGCAGATCGCGCGCGCACGCGACGACCGGGACGTCGTCCATCTCGATTTCGGTTTCGCGGACGATCCGCACGAAGCCGCCGAGGCATGGATGGCCGCCGATCGCGTTCGCCCGACGGATCTCACCCGCGATCCGCCGTTTCGCTTCGCGCTGCTGCGCGTCGCGCCCGACCGGTTCTACTGGTATCTGTTCTTTCATCACATCGTGATCGACGGGTTCGGCATCTCGCTGCTGATCCGGCGCGGCGCCGAGATCTACACGGCGCTCGCCGCCGGCGAGACGCCGGCGCCGACGCCGTTCGGCACGCTCGCCGACCTGCTTCGGATCGACGCGGCATATCGCGCGTCGCCGTCGTTCGCGCTCGACCGCGAGTACTGGAGCGCGCGGCTCGCCGGCCGGCCGTCGCCCGCGAGCCTCGCGAGCGACGCGAATCCCGGCGAGTTCTCGCCGCTCGGCCGGTTTCGCCGCGAATGGGAGCACCTGTCGGCCGACACGAGCCGCGCGCTGCGCGCGCTCGCGCAGGCCGAAGGCACGGGCGTCCCGCAATTGATGATCGCGCTGGCGGCCGCCTATCTGCATCGCGCGCTCGGCCAGGACGAAATCGTGGTCGGCATGTCCGCCACCGCGCGCACCGGGCCCGACCTGCGCAAAACGCCGGGCATGTGCGCGAACGTGCTGCCGCTTCGTTTCGCGTTCGACGCGGCGACGTCCCTGCGGGCCGTCGCGCGCCAGGCCGCGCGAGAGGTTCGGCAGGCGCTGCGCCATGCGCGCTACCGCAGCGTCGAGCTGTTCCGCGACGCGCAGCAAAAGGGCGAGAGCACCCGGCTCTTCGCGCACGTCGTCAACGTGATGACATTCGACTTGGACGCCCATTTCGCCGGCCATCGCGCGCGCTTTCGCCACTTGTCGGCCGGCCCGGTCGACGATTTTTCGTGGACCGTCTACGCCCACGGCGGCGACGAGGAGCTGTGCATCGCGTTCGACGCGAACGCCGCGCAGTACGGCGACGACGAGCTCGGCCGCCACCGGGAACGCTTCGTGCGGCTCATCGAGGCGGCAGTGGCCGAGCCCGCGCGGCCAGTCGCGACGATCGCGCTGACGAGCGCCGCGGAGCGGCACCGCATCCTGCACGACTGGAATGCGGTCGTCACGGCGCCGACGGGTACCGTGCCGGCCGCGTTCGAGCAGCAGGCGGCCGCCACGCCGGACGCGATCGCGCTCACCTTCGGCACGCAGCACCTGTCCTACGCGACGCTCAACGCACGCGCGAATCGCATCGCGCACCGGCTGATCGCGCTCGGCGTCGGTCCCGGCGCGATCGCCGCCGTGTGCGTGCCCCGCTCGGCCGAGCTCATCGTGGCGCTGCTTGCGATCCTGAAGGCGGGCGCCGCCTATCTGCCGCTCGATCCTGACTATCCGCCGGAGCGGCTCGCGTTCATGCTCGCCGACGCCAGGCCCGCTGCGACGCTGACCACCGCGGCGCTTGCGGCGCGCGTCGGCGGCGGCGGCGACGTGCTGTACGTCGACAGCCCCGCCGAAAACGACGCATCGCCCGCCGCCGCACACGATCCGGCCGACGGCGACCGGCTCCGGCCGTTGCTTGCGTCGGACCCGGCGTACGTCATCTACACGTCCGGGTCGACCGGCAAGCCGAAAGGCGTCGTCGTGCCGCACGCCAACGTGATCCGTCTGTTGACGAGCACCGATCGATGGTTCGGCTTCGGCGCCGACGACGTCTGGACGCTGTTCCATTCGTGCGCATTCGATTTCTCGGTATGGGAATGCTGGGGGGCGCTGCTACGCGGCGGCCGGCTCGTGATCGTGCCGTTTCCGGTCAGCCGCTCGCCCGTCGAATTTCTGAGCCTCCTCGCGCGCGAGCGCGTGACCGTGCTGAATCAGACGCCGTCGGCGTTCCAGCAGCTGATGCAGGCGGATCGCGACGATCCGGCGCTCGGCCGGTCGTTGCGGCTGCGCTACGTGATCTTCGGCGGCGAGGCGCTCGACATGCGCAAGCTCGACGACTGGTACGCGCGCCACGCCGAAAACGCGCCGCAACTGATCAACATGTACGGCATCACGGAGACGACCGTGCACGTCAGCTATCTCGAGCTGACGCGGCGCATGGCCGCCGAGCCCGCTCACAGCCTGATCGGCAGCAAGATTCCCGACCTGCGCCTCTACGTCCTCGACGGCGCGCTCAATCCCGTGCCGCCCGGTGTCACGGGCGAAATCTACGTCGCCGGCGCGGGACTCGCGCTCGGTTATCTCCGACGACCAGGCCTGACGGCGCAGCGCTTCGTCGCGGACCCGTTCGGCGCGCCGGGCGCGCGCATGTACCGCTCCGGCGACCTCGCGCGCTGGCGCGCCGACGGCACGCTCGACTTCATCGGCCGGCAGGATGATCAGATCAAGATCCGCGGGTTTCGCGTCGAGCTGGGAGAAATCGCCCACGCGCTGATGCGGCACGAAAGCATCGCGCAAGCGGAAGCCGTCGTTCGCGAGGACCGGCCCGGCGAGAAGCGCCTCGTCGCCTACGTCGTCGCGGCGGCGGGCTTTTCCGCGCAGCCGCAGGCGCTGCGCGAGGATCTCTCGCGGCATCTGCCCGAGCACATGGTGCCCTCCGCGATCGTCGCGCTCGATGCGCTGCCGTTGACGCCGAACGGCAAGCTTGATCGTCGCGCGTTGCCCGCACCTGTTTTCTCGAGCCACGGCACGCGCACGCCCGCCGGCGAGCAGGAACGCGCGCTTTGCGTGCTGCTCGCGGACATTCTCGGCGTCGACACCATCGGCCCGGACGACAATTTCTTCGAGATGGGCGGCGATTCGCTGGCCGCGATGCGCGTCATCAATCGCGTGCGGGCGACATTCGGCGTCAAGCTGTCGATCCGCGATCTGTTCGCCGCGCCGAGCGTCGCACGGATCGCGCCGATCCTCGACGCGAAACGATCACCGCCCGCGCGCGCCGAGGCGCACGTCGTGCAGAACGCATGA
- a CDS encoding multidrug efflux RND transporter permease subunit, with the protein MPSFFIDRPVFAWIVALAIVVAGVLAIPQLPVAQYPRLAPPRVVINATYPGASTETVDGDVGSIIEESLDGADGLLYYETSSDGHGNLEIDVTFAPGTDPDLALVDVQNRLKQVEPRLPQQVVQQGIGVFKAANTFLMLVALTSTDGTRDSAQLSDYLSRYVLRELKRTPGVGSAQLWDADEALRIWLDPMKLREYGLGADDVIAAVASQNAAVTAGAIGDAPFVAGQQTTASVIVKGQLASPAEFGRIVLKAKPDGSVVRLADVARVELGRDDYSFSSRLNGKTAATVGIQLGPRGNALETSNAIRARLAELSKRLPPGVAVAIPFDGAHFVRIAIDEVVLTLVEAIVLVFFVMWLFLRDLRCTLVPTIVIPVTLMGAFVAMWAFGLSINVFTMFGLVLAIGILVDDAIVVVESVHRVMEEERVSPREATRRAMKRIVGAIVGVTAVLTAVFVPMAFFPGGVGGIYRQFSVAMIASMLVSSFMALSLTPALCANLLKPLPPGGARARIGRRRGVRGLGAWAADRFAAGFARASAGYRSLTARTVARIGPMAAIYAALLVCGAALYWAMPNGFLPTEDQGQLQVMIQLPAGATQARTMAVVERVEAILHAQPAVANVTSVIGWSFAGSGQNVAMAFVELKDWAKRGVDAAALRDRLNGAFARIRDGDVDASLPPSVPGIGHSDGFTLRLEDRGGIGVDVLKAARERLADAAKADPALASVRTEDLPDAPRVELDVDRAKAYAFGVPFERIAGLLGGLLGSNYVDDFPAAGRMRRVIIEADAGARSTDDQLMALSVPNKTGDMVPLSAIASRRWSVGPVALNRFDGYPSLDVVGRPANGYSLGAAMAEMERLAANLPTGVGYDWVDAAREETVAARQTPLLIGLSVLAVFMALAALYESWTIPLSVLTVVPLGVIGAVAAVQLRGMPNDVYFKVAMITVIGLSAKNAILIVQFARDLHARGVALRQAVVDAASARFRPIVMTSMAFVLGVVPLVSATGAGAESRRSIGTGAFGGVLAATLFGLVFAPVAFQVVASLGRRGRRAVERDRESGEHGVAANE; encoded by the coding sequence ATGCCGTCGTTCTTCATCGACCGCCCCGTTTTCGCGTGGATCGTCGCGCTCGCGATCGTCGTCGCGGGCGTGCTCGCGATTCCGCAACTGCCGGTCGCGCAGTATCCGCGCCTCGCGCCGCCGCGCGTCGTGATCAACGCGACTTATCCGGGCGCGTCGACGGAGACGGTCGACGGCGACGTCGGCAGCATCATCGAGGAGAGCCTCGACGGCGCGGACGGGCTGCTCTATTACGAGACGAGCAGCGACGGCCACGGCAACCTCGAGATCGACGTGACGTTCGCGCCCGGCACCGATCCGGACCTCGCGCTCGTCGACGTGCAGAACCGGCTCAAGCAGGTCGAGCCGCGGCTGCCGCAGCAGGTCGTCCAGCAGGGCATCGGCGTGTTCAAGGCGGCGAACACGTTCCTGATGCTCGTCGCGCTGACGTCGACCGACGGCACGCGCGATTCCGCGCAACTGAGCGACTACCTGAGCCGCTATGTGCTGCGCGAGCTGAAGCGCACGCCGGGCGTCGGCTCCGCGCAGCTGTGGGACGCCGACGAGGCGCTGCGGATCTGGCTCGACCCGATGAAGCTGCGCGAGTACGGGCTCGGCGCCGACGACGTGATCGCGGCCGTCGCGTCGCAGAACGCGGCGGTGACGGCGGGCGCGATCGGCGATGCGCCGTTCGTCGCCGGCCAGCAGACGACCGCGTCGGTGATCGTGAAGGGCCAGCTCGCATCGCCCGCCGAGTTCGGCCGGATCGTGCTGAAGGCGAAGCCGGACGGCTCCGTCGTGCGGCTCGCGGACGTCGCGCGCGTCGAGCTCGGCCGCGACGACTATTCGTTCTCGTCGCGGCTGAACGGCAAGACGGCCGCGACGGTCGGCATCCAGCTCGGCCCGCGCGGCAACGCGCTCGAGACGTCGAACGCGATTCGCGCGCGCCTCGCCGAATTGTCGAAGCGGCTGCCGCCCGGCGTCGCGGTGGCCATTCCGTTCGACGGCGCGCATTTCGTCCGCATCGCGATCGACGAGGTCGTGCTGACGCTCGTCGAGGCGATCGTCCTCGTGTTCTTCGTGATGTGGCTGTTCCTGCGCGACCTGCGCTGCACGCTCGTGCCGACGATCGTGATTCCGGTCACGCTGATGGGGGCGTTCGTCGCGATGTGGGCGTTCGGGCTGTCGATCAACGTGTTCACGATGTTCGGCCTCGTGCTCGCGATCGGCATTCTGGTCGACGATGCGATCGTCGTCGTCGAGAGCGTGCATCGCGTGATGGAGGAGGAGCGCGTGTCGCCGCGCGAGGCGACGCGCCGCGCGATGAAGCGCATCGTCGGCGCGATCGTCGGCGTGACGGCCGTGCTGACCGCGGTGTTCGTGCCGATGGCGTTCTTTCCGGGCGGCGTCGGCGGGATCTATCGGCAGTTCTCGGTCGCGATGATCGCGTCGATGCTCGTATCGTCGTTCATGGCGCTGTCGCTCACGCCCGCGCTGTGCGCGAACCTGCTCAAGCCGCTGCCGCCCGGCGGCGCGCGGGCGCGGATCGGGCGGCGGCGCGGCGTGCGCGGGCTCGGCGCGTGGGCGGCGGACCGCTTCGCGGCGGGCTTCGCGCGCGCGTCGGCGGGCTATCGCTCGCTCACCGCGCGCACGGTCGCGCGCATCGGGCCGATGGCCGCGATCTACGCGGCGCTGCTCGTCTGCGGCGCGGCGCTGTACTGGGCGATGCCGAACGGCTTCCTGCCGACCGAGGACCAGGGGCAACTGCAGGTGATGATCCAGCTGCCGGCGGGCGCGACGCAGGCGCGCACGATGGCGGTCGTCGAGCGGGTGGAGGCGATCCTGCACGCGCAGCCGGCCGTCGCGAACGTGACGAGCGTGATCGGCTGGAGCTTCGCCGGCAGCGGGCAGAACGTCGCGATGGCGTTCGTCGAGCTGAAGGACTGGGCGAAGCGCGGCGTCGATGCGGCCGCGCTGCGCGATCGGCTGAACGGCGCGTTCGCGCGGATTCGCGACGGCGACGTCGATGCGTCGCTGCCGCCGTCGGTGCCCGGCATCGGGCATTCGGACGGCTTCACGCTGCGGCTCGAGGATCGCGGCGGCATCGGTGTCGACGTGCTGAAGGCGGCGCGCGAGCGCCTCGCCGACGCGGCGAAGGCCGATCCGGCGCTCGCGTCCGTGCGCACCGAGGATTTGCCGGACGCGCCGCGCGTCGAGCTCGACGTCGACCGCGCGAAGGCGTACGCGTTCGGCGTGCCGTTCGAGCGGATCGCGGGCCTGCTCGGCGGGCTGCTCGGCTCGAACTACGTCGACGATTTTCCGGCGGCGGGGCGGATGCGGCGCGTGATCATCGAAGCGGACGCCGGCGCGCGCAGCACCGACGATCAACTGATGGCGCTTTCCGTGCCGAACAAGACGGGCGACATGGTGCCGCTGTCGGCGATCGCGTCGCGGCGCTGGAGCGTCGGGCCCGTCGCGCTGAACCGCTTCGACGGCTATCCGTCGCTCGACGTGGTCGGCCGTCCGGCGAACGGATACAGCCTCGGCGCGGCGATGGCCGAAATGGAGCGGCTCGCCGCGAACCTGCCGACGGGCGTCGGCTATGACTGGGTCGACGCGGCGCGCGAGGAAACCGTCGCCGCGCGGCAGACGCCGCTGCTGATCGGCCTATCCGTGCTCGCGGTGTTCATGGCGCTCGCCGCGCTGTACGAAAGCTGGACGATTCCGCTGTCGGTGCTGACCGTCGTGCCGCTCGGCGTGATCGGCGCGGTGGCGGCCGTGCAGTTGCGCGGCATGCCGAACGACGTGTATTTCAAGGTTGCGATGATTACGGTGATCGGGCTGTCCGCGAAGAACGCGATCCTGATCGTGCAGTTCGCGCGCGATCTGCACGCGCGCGGCGTCGCGCTGCGCCAGGCGGTGGTCGACGCGGCGTCGGCGCGCTTTCGGCCGATCGTGATGACGTCGATGGCGTTCGTGCTCGGCGTCGTGCCGCTCGTGAGCGCGACGGGCGCGGGCGCCGAGAGCCGCCGCTCGATCGGCACGGGCGCGTTCGGCGGCGTGCTCGCCGCGACGCTGTTCGGGCTCGTGTTCGCGCCGGTCGCGTTTCAGGTGGTCGCGTCGCTCGGGCGGCGCGGGCGGCGGGCTGTCGAGCGCGATCGCGAATCGGGCGAGCACGGGGTAGCGGCGAACGAATGA
- a CDS encoding MFS transporter — MVLLTLAVDAIGMGVAVPVLPQLLRAIGYGAANVPLLIGVLMTCAALMQFVFGPLLGTLSDAKGRRLVLLAALFGNATAFLLLAAARDFAWLLAGHLLVGATAASTGVATAYLADVTPPHLRAARFGFASGVVALGLVAGPAFGGLLGTLGPRAPFYAAGALALCNGACALFALPESLPATRRSPFARRRANPFGSLALLRQDSDFRRLSFAVCCGMMAYGIFLTCFVISNEQRIGWGPRENGLALAMLGLGIALTQSFVLPRLVSRLGERGTAAAGYALFVPAYLCYSIAASPAVVIVAIALHALALVSDPAVRTMISLRAGSDRQGEYQGALVCLMGLAASCAPLAGANLFHFFAGPSSPLRLPGAPFLVAAALYVLSLAAILRGGSGAHARAPAPSLPPYAREDSHD, encoded by the coding sequence GTGGTGCTGCTGACGCTCGCGGTGGATGCGATCGGCATGGGCGTCGCGGTGCCTGTGCTGCCGCAGCTGCTGCGGGCGATCGGGTACGGCGCCGCGAACGTGCCACTGCTGATCGGCGTGCTGATGACGTGCGCCGCGCTCATGCAGTTCGTGTTTGGGCCGCTGCTCGGCACGCTGAGCGACGCAAAGGGAAGGCGGCTGGTGCTGCTGGCAGCCCTGTTCGGCAACGCGACGGCATTCCTGCTGCTCGCCGCCGCGCGCGACTTCGCGTGGTTGCTCGCCGGCCATTTGCTCGTCGGCGCCACCGCGGCCAGCACGGGCGTCGCGACCGCCTATCTCGCCGACGTCACACCGCCCCACCTGCGCGCCGCGCGGTTCGGCTTCGCGAGCGGCGTGGTCGCCCTCGGTCTCGTGGCCGGCCCCGCGTTCGGCGGCCTGCTCGGCACGCTCGGGCCGCGCGCGCCGTTCTACGCGGCGGGCGCGCTTGCGCTCTGCAACGGCGCGTGCGCGCTGTTCGCGCTGCCCGAGAGCCTGCCCGCGACGCGGCGCAGCCCGTTTGCGCGGCGGCGCGCGAATCCGTTCGGCAGCCTCGCGCTGCTGCGGCAGGACAGTGACTTTCGCCGGCTGTCGTTCGCCGTGTGCTGCGGCATGATGGCCTACGGCATCTTCCTCACCTGCTTCGTCATCTCGAACGAGCAGCGGATCGGATGGGGACCGAGAGAGAACGGCCTGGCGCTCGCGATGCTGGGTCTCGGCATCGCGCTCACGCAAAGCTTCGTGCTGCCGCGCCTCGTGTCGCGGCTCGGCGAGCGCGGGACGGCGGCCGCCGGCTATGCGCTGTTCGTGCCGGCCTATCTCTGCTACAGCATCGCCGCGTCGCCTGCCGTCGTGATCGTCGCGATCGCGCTGCACGCTCTCGCGCTCGTCAGCGATCCCGCCGTGCGCACGATGATCTCGCTGCGCGCCGGCAGTGACCGGCAAGGCGAATATCAGGGCGCGCTCGTCTGCCTGATGGGATTGGCCGCATCCTGCGCGCCGCTCGCCGGCGCGAACCTGTTTCACTTCTTCGCGGGGCCATCGTCCCCGCTTCGCCTTCCCGGTGCACCCTTCCTGGTTGCCGCGGCGCTGTACGTGCTGTCGCTCGCCGCCATCCTGCGCGGCGGCTCCGGCGCGCACGCGCGCGCTCCGGCACCGTCGCTCCCACCCTACGCTAGAGAGGATAGCCATGACTAA
- a CDS encoding amidase, with protein MKRRHFLHSLGALSSAHVVLASAPASATTAGGERGGQSALVSPREERSAAQAVRETLERVARIDRGGPRLNAIIELNPDAEAIAHALDAERAARAVRGPMHGVSVALKDNIATGDRMATTAGSLALDGVRAARDAHLVARLRRAGAVIVAKTNLSEWANFRSTRSTSGWSGRGGLSRNPYALDRTASGSSSGSAAAVAAGLVEMAVGTETDGSIVSPAAINGCVGLKPTVGRVSRDGIVPLSHTQDTAGPIARTVRDAARLLGALAGGDANDPATAGAPPPADYVAALDANALRGARIGIARAFFTGHDEVDAQIERAIARMQRLGAVVIDPVDLPKPDYEDDEKTVLLHEFKHGLPLWLHAFAPHARVRTLADVIAFNAAQRAKEMPYFGQELLLRAQEAGGLDAAAYRDALARCGRRARDEGLARVLRDARLDALVAPTEGTAWLIDLINGDSGTDGFSTPAAVAGFPHLTVPAGLVRGLPVGVSFVGAPWSEARLLALGYAFEQATQWRREPRFVERSNVPAVDA; from the coding sequence ATGAAACGACGCCATTTCCTTCACTCGCTCGGCGCGCTGAGTTCGGCGCATGTGGTGCTCGCGAGCGCGCCGGCATCGGCGACGACCGCTGGCGGCGAGCGCGGCGGCCAATCGGCGCTTGTGTCGCCGCGCGAAGAGCGCAGCGCGGCGCAGGCGGTGCGCGAGACGCTCGAGCGCGTCGCGCGCATCGATCGCGGCGGCCCGCGGCTGAACGCGATCATCGAACTGAATCCGGACGCCGAGGCGATCGCGCACGCGCTCGACGCCGAGCGGGCGGCGCGCGCCGTGCGCGGCCCGATGCACGGCGTGAGCGTCGCGCTGAAGGACAACATCGCGACGGGCGACCGGATGGCGACGACGGCCGGCTCGCTCGCGCTCGACGGCGTGCGCGCGGCACGCGATGCGCATCTCGTCGCGCGGCTGCGGCGCGCGGGCGCGGTGATCGTCGCGAAGACCAACCTGAGCGAGTGGGCGAACTTCCGCTCGACGCGCTCGACGAGCGGGTGGAGCGGGCGCGGCGGGCTGTCGCGCAATCCGTACGCGCTCGACCGGACGGCGAGCGGATCGAGCTCGGGCTCGGCGGCGGCGGTCGCGGCGGGGCTCGTCGAGATGGCGGTCGGCACCGAGACCGACGGCTCGATCGTGTCGCCCGCCGCGATCAACGGCTGCGTCGGGCTGAAGCCGACCGTCGGGCGCGTGAGCCGCGACGGGATCGTGCCGCTGTCGCACACGCAGGATACGGCGGGGCCGATCGCGCGCACGGTCCGCGACGCGGCGCGGCTACTCGGCGCGCTCGCGGGCGGCGATGCGAACGATCCCGCGACGGCGGGCGCGCCGCCTCCCGCCGACTACGTCGCCGCGCTCGACGCGAACGCGCTGCGCGGCGCGCGGATCGGCATCGCGCGCGCGTTCTTCACCGGGCATGACGAGGTGGACGCGCAGATCGAGCGCGCGATCGCTCGGATGCAGCGGCTCGGCGCGGTGGTGATCGATCCCGTCGACCTGCCGAAGCCCGACTACGAGGACGACGAGAAGACCGTGCTGTTGCACGAGTTCAAGCACGGCTTGCCGCTGTGGCTGCACGCGTTCGCGCCGCATGCGCGCGTGCGCACGCTCGCCGACGTGATCGCGTTCAACGCGGCGCAGCGCGCGAAGGAGATGCCGTACTTCGGGCAGGAGCTGCTATTGCGCGCGCAGGAAGCGGGCGGGCTCGACGCGGCGGCCTATCGCGACGCGCTCGCTCGCTGCGGCCGCCGCGCCCGCGACGAGGGGCTCGCGCGCGTGCTGCGCGACGCGCGGCTCGACGCGCTCGTCGCGCCGACCGAGGGCACCGCATGGCTGATCGACCTGATCAACGGCGACAGCGGCACCGACGGCTTCTCGACGCCTGCGGCCGTCGCGGGCTTTCCGCATCTGACCGTGCCCGCGGGGCTGGTGCGCGGCTTGCCGGTCGGCGTGTCGTTCGTCGGCGCGCCGTGGAGCGAGGCGCGGCTGCTCGCGCTCGGCTACGCGTTCGAGCAGGCGACGCAGTGGCGGCGCGAGCCGCGGTTCGTCGAGCGCTCGAACGTGCCGGCGGTCGATGCGTGA